A part of Thermodesulforhabdaceae bacterium genomic DNA contains:
- a CDS encoding stage 0 sporulation family protein, which produces MSKRIGVKFRERSFIWHFDPGPWDVKVGDYVVAESPEGIALGMVVENPIPVETEEERAKLKQIERLATEEDINKYVSHREKEQQAKEYCLERIAFHNLPMKLVDVELLFDESKIIFYFTAEGRVDFRELLKDLVKHLRMRIELRQIGVRNHAAIVGGIGICGRPLCCAQFLKKFHPVSLKMAKDQNLSLNPLKISGTCGRLMCCLHYEHDVYTVLKEGLPKMGRKIETPEGKGKVIRQNVLERSITVELEDGRQIEIQYPPLDEEYCRQALAKAHSLEQSEETESDQDVFNIAGMEEEKE; this is translated from the coding sequence ATGAGCAAGCGTATTGGAGTGAAGTTCAGGGAAAGAAGCTTTATCTGGCACTTTGATCCAGGTCCCTGGGATGTAAAGGTTGGGGACTACGTGGTTGCTGAGTCTCCCGAAGGGATAGCTCTGGGAATGGTTGTAGAGAATCCCATACCTGTTGAGACAGAAGAAGAAAGGGCAAAGCTCAAGCAAATCGAGAGACTTGCGACAGAGGAAGATATAAACAAATACGTAAGTCATAGAGAAAAGGAACAACAAGCAAAGGAATATTGCCTTGAGCGTATCGCCTTTCATAATCTTCCCATGAAACTGGTTGATGTAGAGCTACTTTTTGATGAGTCCAAGATTATTTTCTACTTTACTGCTGAAGGGCGAGTAGATTTTAGAGAGCTGCTAAAGGATCTGGTAAAGCATCTTCGGATGCGTATTGAATTGAGACAAATCGGGGTTAGAAACCATGCTGCAATAGTGGGTGGCATAGGTATATGTGGTCGTCCTCTTTGCTGCGCCCAGTTTTTGAAAAAATTCCACCCGGTATCGCTCAAGATGGCAAAAGATCAAAATCTCAGTCTCAACCCTTTGAAAATATCCGGCACTTGTGGCAGGCTTATGTGCTGCCTTCACTATGAGCACGATGTCTATACAGTGCTCAAAGAAGGACTTCCTAAAATGGGGCGAAAAATAGAAACTCCCGAAGGAAAAGGTAAAGTCATAAGACAAAATGTGCTTGAAAGAAGTATTACCGTGGAATTGGAAGACGGAAGGCAAATAGAAATTCAATATCCGCCGCTTGACGAAGAGTATTGCCGTCAAGCTCTGGCTAAAGCCCACAGTTTAGAACAAAGTGAGGAAACCGAGTCGGATCAAGATGTTTTTAACATTGCTGGAATGGAAGAGGAAAAGGAATGA
- a CDS encoding IS607 family transposase: MKLNEWAKKVGISYRRAWQMFKDGKLPNAVQLPTGTIVVLEEDRQSPRNDNRVAIYARVSSAENKDNLEKQAERLKEYAVAKGYQIVHVVKEIGSGVNDARPKLINLLKKRDYSILIVEHKDRLTRFGFNYLRLLLEEQEKLIEVVNGAEDEKDDLIQDFVAVIYSFSAKLYGLRKAKRKTEKIIEEIQSG, translated from the coding sequence ATGAAACTGAACGAATGGGCAAAGAAAGTAGGGATCAGCTATCGAAGAGCATGGCAGATGTTCAAGGATGGAAAACTACCGAATGCCGTGCAGCTTCCCACAGGAACTATTGTCGTCCTGGAAGAAGACAGACAGTCCCCCAGAAACGACAACCGTGTAGCTATCTACGCAAGAGTCTCCAGCGCTGAAAACAAAGATAATCTCGAAAAACAGGCCGAAAGGCTAAAAGAATACGCAGTTGCAAAGGGCTATCAGATTGTTCATGTGGTCAAGGAAATCGGAAGCGGGGTCAACGACGCAAGACCAAAGCTGATAAATCTCCTGAAGAAAAGAGATTACTCCATTCTGATCGTTGAACACAAAGACCGCCTCACAAGATTTGGCTTCAACTACCTGAGACTGCTTCTGGAGGAACAGGAAAAGCTCATAGAGGTCGTCAATGGAGCAGAAGACGAAAAAGATGATCTGATCCAGGATTTTGTGGCTGTTATTTACAGCTTTTCGGCGAAGCTATACGGGCTTAGAAAAGCAAAGAGAAAAACAGAGAAGATAATAGAGGAAATCCAGAGTGGCTGA
- a CDS encoding zinc ribbon domain-containing protein produces MADRTVGAYRFKHRANKGKISKIIALIGEYRKTAEAIARLRWKEFYLNRGKFQKYTKLDAVKSNLSERYKQTCDAQVLSMIRSHIEQVKKRIFRIVWSSSLSREDKVILSRINSRNGWYSFEERSVRLPDGRNLEVEEKHKSLIKSIFRSVMKRLRKPSFRKISLHLDSKVFELKPKAEGKAKNFEWWLALSTLEKGKRVLIPLISNPHAERLPGKFLNFIQIVERNGEIEIKRVKELENVPYAPVVDEIAIDIGLKPLMATDRGDLIGRNFYSFLEKLDRKITGRLSYLQRSGLKPLQDKKYVAYVRRLREFLKKEINRFLNRIVDLYKPANLIIEKLDFRSPGLSRRMNRLVQNLGRRYFLQKVHRLRELLGIEVVEVNPAYTSQECSNCGYVDERNRKDTQSFECKACGLKLNAQVNGARNIRRRSSLVDLIKLHTPKKKVLSILAERYKGCNSAPRELGIRDRELGIGDSIPNSQFPTPNLQFPNPRCGINVYRWGNYLARRSVWKIRQSGPTRD; encoded by the coding sequence GTGGCTGACAGAACAGTCGGAGCCTACAGATTCAAACACAGGGCGAACAAAGGAAAAATCAGCAAAATAATCGCTCTGATCGGGGAATACAGGAAGACCGCTGAGGCCATAGCGAGGCTGCGATGGAAAGAGTTCTATCTCAACAGGGGAAAATTTCAGAAATACACGAAGCTGGACGCCGTAAAAAGCAATCTCTCTGAAAGATACAAGCAGACCTGCGACGCGCAGGTGCTCTCCATGATCAGAAGTCATATAGAGCAGGTAAAAAAGAGAATCTTCAGAATCGTCTGGAGTTCAAGTCTTTCCCGTGAAGATAAAGTTATACTCAGCAGGATAAACAGCAGAAATGGCTGGTATTCCTTTGAAGAGCGGTCGGTGAGACTTCCCGATGGAAGAAATCTGGAAGTGGAAGAAAAGCACAAAAGCCTTATCAAATCCATTTTCAGAAGTGTGATGAAAAGACTTCGCAAGCCCTCTTTCAGGAAAATCTCTCTTCATCTGGACAGCAAGGTCTTTGAACTGAAGCCAAAGGCAGAGGGGAAAGCAAAGAACTTCGAGTGGTGGCTTGCTTTGTCCACTCTGGAAAAGGGCAAGAGAGTTCTCATCCCCCTGATCTCCAATCCCCACGCAGAGCGTCTTCCGGGAAAGTTCCTGAACTTCATTCAGATTGTGGAGAGAAACGGGGAGATAGAGATAAAAAGAGTAAAAGAGCTTGAAAACGTTCCATACGCTCCGGTTGTGGATGAGATAGCGATAGACATCGGATTGAAGCCTTTGATGGCAACGGATAGAGGAGATCTGATCGGGAGAAACTTCTACAGCTTTCTGGAGAAACTGGACAGAAAGATCACAGGAAGGCTCTCGTATCTTCAGAGAAGCGGATTGAAGCCGCTACAGGACAAAAAATATGTGGCATACGTGAGGAGACTTAGGGAATTTCTCAAGAAAGAGATCAACAGGTTTCTGAACAGAATAGTTGATCTCTACAAACCTGCAAATCTGATAATAGAGAAGCTGGACTTCAGGTCTCCCGGGCTCTCCAGGAGGATGAACAGGCTTGTTCAGAACCTCGGCAGGAGATATTTTCTGCAAAAGGTGCACAGACTGAGGGAACTTCTGGGAATAGAAGTCGTGGAAGTGAATCCTGCTTACACCTCTCAGGAGTGCAGCAACTGCGGGTATGTTGATGAAAGGAACAGGAAAGACACTCAGAGCTTTGAATGCAAAGCTTGTGGTCTAAAACTGAACGCTCAGGTCAACGGTGCAAGAAACATCCGCAGGAGAAGTTCTCTTGTGGATCTGATAAAACTCCACACACCGAAAAAGAAAGTCCTCAGCATTCTGGCTGAGAGATACAAGGGGTGTAATAGTGCTCCCCGGGAACTGGGGATCAGGGATCGGGAATTAGGGATTGGGGATTCAATTCCCAATTCCCAATTCCCAACTCCCAATCTCCAGTTCCCAAACCCCAGGTGTGGAATAAATGTCTATAGATGGGGGAACTATTTGGCACGGAGATCGGTATGGAAGATCCGGCAAAGCGGCCCGACGAGAGACTAA
- a CDS encoding HD domain-containing protein → MRKNLFVAQIGSPMTVESIFVIEEKQLRRTKLGDPYVHLRLVDKTGSINAKIWKDSDINLENVPSDGAVYIKGRAEVFNDSMQIVIETIQPTESQDINPLDFLPSSDHDPNELLKELKKLLKSTFSSVYGPLLKKFFSDSVLMEGFKTAPAALKIHHAYIGGLLEHTLSVVRLCSYISRQYPFLNEHLLLTGALFHDIGKIKEFRCDWRINYSDEGRLIGHIVLGVQIVDNLIGSLPSFPSEAAMLLRHLILSHHGEPDMGTVQLPMTREAMALHLADNLDAKMASINRIYEEAQTEDRWTTYQALYSRRFFLPTEVSAEAESENSRVGAEFGMQLSIQKLLEKLEKNS, encoded by the coding sequence ATGAGAAAAAACCTTTTCGTTGCACAAATCGGTTCACCCATGACTGTGGAATCCATCTTTGTCATCGAAGAAAAACAACTTCGCCGAACCAAGCTAGGCGATCCTTACGTGCATCTCAGGTTAGTTGATAAGACAGGATCTATAAACGCAAAAATATGGAAAGACAGTGACATCAATCTCGAAAACGTTCCATCCGATGGGGCGGTTTATATTAAGGGTCGAGCTGAGGTTTTCAACGACTCGATGCAGATAGTCATTGAAACAATTCAACCCACAGAATCTCAAGATATTAACCCTCTGGATTTTCTCCCATCTTCGGATCATGATCCTAACGAGCTTTTGAAGGAACTCAAAAAGCTTCTTAAATCCACTTTTTCAAGCGTTTACGGTCCTCTTTTAAAAAAATTTTTCTCTGATTCTGTCCTCATGGAGGGATTCAAGACAGCACCCGCTGCTTTGAAAATACATCACGCTTATATTGGAGGCTTACTTGAACATACTCTAAGCGTGGTAAGGCTTTGCAGCTATATCTCAAGGCAATATCCATTTCTTAACGAACATCTCCTACTCACTGGAGCGCTTTTTCATGACATAGGCAAAATTAAAGAATTCCGCTGTGATTGGAGGATAAACTATTCAGACGAAGGAAGACTCATTGGTCATATAGTGCTTGGGGTGCAGATAGTGGATAACCTGATAGGCTCTTTACCTTCCTTTCCGTCGGAAGCGGCTATGCTACTTCGGCATCTGATTCTGAGCCATCACGGAGAGCCCGATATGGGAACAGTTCAGCTTCCAATGACTCGAGAGGCTATGGCGCTCCACCTTGCTGACAATCTGGACGCTAAAATGGCAAGCATTAACCGCATTTATGAGGAAGCCCAAACGGAAGATAGATGGACCACCTATCAGGCGCTTTACTCCAGAAGGTTCTTTTTGCCAACGGAAGTTTCTGCTGAAGCAGAAAGTGAAAACTCCAGGGTTGGAGCTGAATTTGGAATGCAACTCTCAATCCAGAAACTATTAGAAAAACTTGAGAAAAACTCGTGA
- a CDS encoding ATP-binding protein → MTCERLYPFVAIVGQEKMKRALIFNIINPTLSGVLIRGEKGTGKSTAVRALAHILPEIQVVKDCPFNLENEDPEGVCAECPRKECSNLVVWGGKPEKIWREIRVVELPVGATEDRVVGTLDLEHALKKGEKRVEPGLLAAAHRGILYVDEVNLLDDHVVDVLLDSAAMGVNTIEREGVSFSHPARFTLVGTMNPEEGELRPQLLDRFGLCVHVEGLRDVESRVTVMERRVAFDEDPEGFSKLWEEESRFLVERIEKARRLYPEIVIDRSLLFEIASYCLDVGVDGHRADIIMLKTAKTIAAFEGRKEVVRKDIEEAAELVLPHRIRRQPFMDVIEDIRAIKLA, encoded by the coding sequence ATGACCTGTGAAAGACTTTATCCGTTTGTAGCCATTGTAGGACAGGAGAAGATGAAGCGAGCTCTCATCTTTAACATTATCAATCCAACTCTTTCCGGCGTGCTGATAAGGGGAGAGAAAGGCACGGGAAAATCCACGGCTGTGAGAGCTCTCGCTCATATTCTTCCTGAAATCCAGGTGGTAAAGGATTGCCCTTTTAATCTGGAAAACGAAGACCCAGAGGGCGTATGTGCTGAATGTCCAAGGAAGGAGTGTAGCAATCTTGTTGTTTGGGGCGGGAAGCCAGAAAAGATCTGGCGGGAGATCAGGGTAGTGGAGCTTCCTGTTGGTGCTACGGAAGATCGAGTAGTTGGAACGCTCGATCTCGAACACGCCTTGAAGAAGGGCGAAAAACGGGTTGAGCCGGGTCTTCTTGCTGCTGCTCACAGAGGCATACTTTACGTGGACGAAGTAAATCTTCTTGATGACCATGTGGTTGATGTGCTTCTTGATTCCGCCGCTATGGGAGTGAATACCATTGAAAGAGAAGGAGTGAGCTTTTCTCATCCGGCTCGGTTTACTCTTGTTGGCACAATGAACCCCGAAGAAGGTGAGTTGCGGCCCCAGCTTCTCGATCGCTTTGGACTGTGTGTTCATGTGGAAGGATTGAGAGACGTGGAAAGCCGGGTGACGGTTATGGAACGTCGGGTGGCTTTTGACGAAGATCCGGAAGGCTTTTCCAAGCTATGGGAGGAGGAGTCCAGATTTCTGGTTGAGCGAATTGAAAAAGCGAGGAGATTATATCCTGAGATAGTCATAGACAGAAGCCTTCTCTTTGAAATAGCTTCTTACTGCCTGGATGTCGGAGTGGATGGGCATAGAGCCGATATTATTATGTTAAAGACGGCAAAAACCATCGCGGCTTTTGAAGGAAGAAAAGAAGTTGTTCGGAAAGATATCGAAGAAGCCGCTGAACTTGTGCTTCCTCACCGCATCAGAAGACAACCTTTTATGGACGTGATAGAGGATATAAGAGCGATAAAGTTGGCTTGA
- the holB gene encoding DNA polymerase III subunit delta' — protein MGQFNSIHGQERSIKVVKRLILQNRLPHAILLIGKERIGKRAFARAVARVLLCDHKSDNAEACGKCNSCRKVDALSHPDLMIIGTEGNTIKIDQIRAIIEKTSYRTAKDRFRVVIVEEAEKLSDEASNALLKILEEPPERNIFILTSSRHHQILPTIRSRCCHIALQPIPHGELLKMVEEKAGHLPYEEALFYALLADGSCQRLEELLTASHDPFPWSSLSSRIKAIAQMPMWQFFSEVGKWVEDYPNLETLLQHIKIWLAILIRNRVAGKGVSLSEQRNNCLADEGLLCHSKEDSKGSPPDGSFSDEDIDKYLDFFETIEEAEQALKFNVNKMLLLGEIGLEIKDCFI, from the coding sequence GTGGGGCAGTTTAATTCAATCCACGGACAGGAGCGATCAATAAAAGTCGTAAAGCGGCTTATTCTCCAAAACCGACTTCCCCACGCCATTCTGCTCATCGGGAAGGAAAGAATTGGTAAAAGAGCCTTTGCCAGAGCTGTAGCCAGAGTTCTTTTGTGCGATCATAAATCAGACAATGCCGAAGCTTGCGGGAAGTGCAACTCCTGCCGTAAAGTGGATGCTCTATCTCATCCCGATCTTATGATTATTGGAACCGAGGGAAATACAATCAAAATCGATCAAATCAGAGCGATTATAGAAAAAACATCCTACAGAACAGCAAAAGATCGTTTCAGGGTCGTTATTGTTGAAGAAGCCGAAAAACTGAGTGACGAAGCTTCAAACGCTCTTCTTAAGATTCTGGAAGAGCCCCCTGAGAGAAACATCTTTATCCTTACATCTTCCAGACACCACCAGATTCTTCCCACAATCAGATCCAGGTGTTGTCATATAGCTTTACAACCAATTCCCCACGGAGAACTTCTTAAGATGGTAGAAGAGAAAGCGGGACATCTTCCTTACGAGGAGGCGCTTTTTTATGCACTTCTCGCTGATGGTAGCTGTCAAAGGCTTGAGGAGTTACTAACTGCAAGTCATGATCCCTTCCCATGGAGTTCTCTATCATCTCGCATAAAAGCTATTGCTCAAATGCCAATGTGGCAGTTTTTTTCGGAAGTTGGGAAATGGGTAGAAGATTACCCCAATCTAGAAACACTGCTCCAGCATATAAAAATCTGGCTGGCAATCTTGATAAGAAATCGTGTAGCTGGAAAAGGTGTTAGCTTGTCTGAACAGCGAAATAATTGTCTTGCAGACGAAGGACTTCTTTGTCACTCTAAAGAGGATTCAAAAGGATCTCCGCCGGATGGGAGTTTTTCCGATGAAGATATTGATAAATATCTTGACTTTTTCGAAACAATCGAGGAAGCGGAACAGGCGCTGAAATTCAATGTGAATAAGATGCTTCTACTTGGAGAAATAGGGCTAGAGATAAAGGACTGTTTTATATGA
- the tmk gene encoding dTMP kinase encodes MKIQPKVISLEGIDGSGKSSVANWLKHYLESINFDVVLLREPGSTPLGENLRALLLKESFRTASPWTDALLFYAARLENILRNIKPALESGKWVILDRFQDATIAYQGYGQGLNVDELEIIYRIVADDFVPDWTILLDCSPEVSMSRIPDSVRTRWERLGETFLERVRKGYLSLASKHSDRFTVIDGTKPLEEVQNLIREELLKRFKQWGSLIQSTDRSDQ; translated from the coding sequence GTGAAAATTCAACCTAAAGTAATTAGCCTGGAAGGCATAGACGGTTCTGGAAAATCATCGGTTGCTAACTGGTTGAAGCACTATTTGGAATCGATAAACTTTGATGTGGTGCTTCTTCGAGAACCGGGATCGACCCCGTTGGGGGAAAACCTTAGAGCCTTGCTTCTCAAAGAGTCTTTCAGAACCGCATCCCCCTGGACAGATGCCTTGCTTTTTTATGCTGCGAGATTAGAAAACATCCTTCGGAATATAAAACCAGCCCTGGAAAGTGGCAAATGGGTCATTCTGGATAGATTTCAGGATGCAACGATCGCCTACCAGGGCTATGGACAAGGGCTGAATGTTGATGAACTCGAAATCATATACAGAATCGTTGCTGATGACTTTGTTCCGGACTGGACGATTCTTTTAGACTGCTCCCCAGAAGTGAGCATGAGCCGAATTCCGGACAGTGTCAGAACAAGATGGGAGCGGTTGGGAGAGACTTTCTTAGAACGAGTAAGAAAAGGTTATCTCAGTCTTGCTTCAAAGCACTCAGATAGATTCACTGTAATTGACGGGACAAAGCCACTTGAAGAGGTGCAAAACCTTATCAGAGAAGAACTCCTAAAGAGGTTTAAGCAGTGGGGCAGTTTAATTCAATCCACGGACAGGAGCGATCAATAA
- the metG gene encoding methionine--tRNA ligase has translation MTKRFYVTTPIYYVNAPPHIGHAYTTIVADVLNRFHKLMEYETFFLTGTDEHGDKIVQAAQEAGLSPKEYADKISDLFRNTWPRLNISNNFFIRTTDPAHKKVVQYVLQKVYEAGDIYFGSYRGLYCVGCERFYTERELVDGKCPDHDKPPIVREEENYFFRMSKYQSWLIEYIEQNPNFIRPERYRNEVLGFLRDPLEDLCISRPKERLSWGIPLPFDDRYVTYVWFDALINYISALGYPDGELFHKFWPVAHHLIAKDILKPHAIYWPTMLKAAGIPPYQSLNVHGYWKIEEGKMSKSKGTVIRPLDLVNIYGLDAFRYFLMREMVFGLDANFSEEALIQRLNADLANDLGNLFSRTSAMVKRFCGGLTPEWRDQIDNPQDRELLAKCDETRSTYVPAMKEMEFHKALIYIWDLINGANKYIDEVAPWDLAKQGNRERLDQALRLLLEVNHLVAVLIAPFMPETAEEMLKRLGTPEQAFDLSWSQDALIPALKTGVSIEKGEALFPRVDIEAWRKKKQQQDVKIEEVKSVRDSETLISIEEFQKIKLVIGTIVEAERVPKSKKLMMLKVDIGEIRQVVAGIAEHYNPSDLVGKQVVLVANLQPAKLMGVESHGMVLAAGSPEGLKLVVPEKPVPPGSIVK, from the coding sequence ATGACAAAGAGATTTTACGTCACAACTCCTATTTATTACGTTAATGCGCCTCCGCACATCGGGCATGCTTACACTACTATCGTGGCTGATGTGCTGAATCGCTTCCACAAACTTATGGAGTATGAAACCTTTTTCCTTACAGGAACCGATGAACACGGCGATAAGATCGTTCAGGCAGCTCAGGAAGCAGGGTTAAGCCCTAAAGAATACGCCGACAAGATCAGTGATTTATTTCGTAACACCTGGCCCAGGCTTAACATATCCAACAATTTCTTCATTAGAACGACCGACCCGGCACACAAAAAGGTTGTGCAATACGTGCTTCAGAAAGTCTATGAAGCCGGGGATATTTATTTCGGTTCTTACCGAGGTCTTTACTGCGTAGGTTGTGAGCGGTTTTACACCGAACGAGAACTCGTTGATGGAAAGTGCCCGGATCACGATAAACCCCCCATAGTAAGAGAAGAAGAAAATTACTTCTTTCGTATGAGCAAGTATCAGTCCTGGCTTATTGAATACATCGAGCAGAACCCCAACTTTATACGCCCCGAAAGGTATCGCAATGAAGTGCTCGGATTTCTTCGAGACCCCCTTGAAGATCTCTGTATTTCAAGACCTAAAGAAAGGCTCAGCTGGGGCATCCCCCTTCCCTTCGACGACCGATACGTAACCTATGTGTGGTTCGACGCTCTCATAAATTACATTTCTGCTCTTGGTTATCCTGACGGGGAACTGTTTCACAAGTTCTGGCCGGTGGCTCATCATCTAATAGCCAAGGACATCCTGAAACCTCACGCCATTTACTGGCCCACGATGCTTAAGGCGGCAGGTATTCCACCTTACCAGAGCCTTAACGTTCACGGCTATTGGAAGATTGAAGAAGGCAAGATGAGCAAAAGCAAAGGGACGGTCATTCGTCCCCTCGATCTTGTAAACATTTATGGGCTTGATGCATTCAGGTATTTTCTAATGCGAGAGATGGTATTTGGACTTGATGCCAACTTCAGCGAGGAAGCCCTCATACAACGCCTTAATGCTGATCTGGCAAACGATCTGGGGAATCTTTTCAGCAGAACATCAGCTATGGTGAAAAGATTCTGCGGTGGGCTTACCCCAGAATGGCGGGATCAAATAGATAATCCTCAGGATAGGGAACTTCTTGCAAAGTGCGATGAAACCAGGTCAACCTATGTGCCAGCAATGAAAGAAATGGAATTTCATAAAGCGCTTATCTATATCTGGGATCTTATAAACGGAGCTAACAAATACATTGACGAAGTTGCACCATGGGATCTTGCAAAACAGGGAAATCGTGAGCGGTTGGATCAGGCTTTGCGACTCCTGCTGGAAGTGAATCATCTTGTGGCTGTGCTTATCGCTCCTTTTATGCCTGAAACTGCAGAAGAAATGCTTAAGCGGCTTGGAACACCTGAACAGGCCTTTGATCTTTCCTGGTCTCAAGATGCACTTATACCTGCCTTAAAAACTGGTGTGTCTATTGAAAAAGGTGAAGCCCTATTTCCTCGAGTGGATATAGAAGCGTGGAGAAAGAAAAAACAGCAACAGGACGTAAAAATCGAGGAGGTAAAATCGGTGAGGGACTCGGAAACGTTAATCTCCATCGAAGAATTCCAAAAGATAAAACTGGTGATTGGAACTATCGTTGAAGCTGAACGCGTTCCAAAATCGAAAAAGCTTATGATGCTCAAAGTGGATATTGGAGAAATTCGGCAGGTAGTAGCGGGAATAGCGGAACACTATAATCCTTCGGATCTCGTTGGTAAACAGGTGGTTTTGGTAGCTAATTTACAGCCTGCAAAGCTCATGGGAGTGGAATCTCATGGAATGGTGCTTGCTGCCGGAAGCCCCGAAGGACTAAAGCTGGTCGTTCCAGAAAAGCCCGTTCCCCCGGGGTCCATTGTGAAGTGA
- a CDS encoding GTPase, which yields MFQKPKTKIIWSGYTTPVESFNAAIAKLSFMLAVSKDRRAAPFFWISIIGGTGTGKSTIFNSLCRAYLSVTGVERPKTRGPIAAFPKGRSDIKLSCFKTFRTEPLVNKPMEGSPEELTIVEHSQPFPWVFVDSPDIDSLAKEHHRMAENIFLLSDFVIFVMSQEKYADERVNRFLRRIVNENKEFLVVVNKATRELHSEDVIQVFKMQEIQVTEHNLVFLPFSEPKDGRLNHIKAWEILEERLHSRVGEGQWKAIREREDERIQVRLLNARQELASMIEKDRTALKKLVSEVKDLANRAISEVLEKHISSVKEHTKAHVHPQIKVLYDRYDIFGKPRRAISQAFSKIFGFLGIEFSDKDYDSREETLKRIEEKIDHSPVFHAVDFLIAEVLKRVPPEKKTIADALRSPKRLIAREDIHNLMLEHSKNLFDWLEKEFETMTKGIPKTKELGIYSSFILWGVFILGIEVAIGGGLSIAKAAIDAIIAPFITKATVDFFANNEIYRIVEELSNRYKRGMESIVFLQRDRFVDCIESFVPDESATEMLLNTAVMNGQQS from the coding sequence ATGTTTCAAAAGCCAAAGACAAAAATAATCTGGAGCGGATACACCACTCCTGTGGAATCTTTTAACGCTGCAATTGCGAAGCTGTCGTTCATGCTAGCTGTTTCTAAGGATCGCAGGGCAGCACCCTTCTTCTGGATCAGCATCATAGGTGGAACAGGAACTGGAAAATCGACCATTTTTAATTCGCTGTGCCGAGCTTATCTTAGCGTCACAGGCGTGGAACGGCCGAAAACCCGTGGTCCCATTGCGGCTTTCCCTAAAGGCAGAAGTGATATTAAGCTGAGTTGTTTCAAGACTTTTAGAACTGAACCCTTAGTTAACAAACCTATGGAGGGTTCTCCAGAAGAACTTACAATTGTAGAACACTCTCAGCCTTTTCCCTGGGTTTTTGTTGATAGCCCTGACATAGACAGCTTGGCCAAAGAGCATCACAGAATGGCAGAAAATATATTTCTTCTCAGCGACTTTGTTATCTTTGTCATGAGTCAGGAAAAGTATGCTGACGAACGTGTGAACCGATTTCTGCGCCGCATAGTTAACGAGAACAAAGAATTTCTCGTGGTTGTAAACAAAGCAACCCGGGAACTTCATTCGGAGGATGTTATTCAGGTTTTTAAGATGCAAGAAATTCAAGTAACAGAGCACAACCTGGTCTTTCTGCCTTTTTCCGAACCAAAGGACGGACGGTTGAATCATATTAAGGCGTGGGAGATCCTGGAAGAACGCCTTCACAGCAGGGTAGGGGAAGGACAATGGAAGGCTATTCGCGAGCGGGAAGACGAACGAATTCAGGTTAGGCTACTTAATGCTCGTCAGGAATTAGCGTCAATGATCGAAAAAGACCGAACGGCTCTTAAAAAACTCGTTAGTGAAGTGAAGGACTTAGCAAATCGTGCAATCTCCGAAGTGCTGGAAAAACATATTTCGAGCGTTAAAGAGCACACGAAGGCTCATGTTCACCCTCAAATTAAGGTTCTCTATGATCGTTACGACATATTTGGAAAACCTCGCCGGGCGATTTCTCAGGCGTTTTCGAAAATCTTTGGTTTTCTAGGAATAGAATTTTCGGATAAAGATTACGATTCCAGAGAAGAAACGCTTAAACGTATCGAAGAAAAAATTGACCATTCACCAGTCTTTCATGCCGTTGACTTTCTTATTGCAGAAGTTCTGAAAAGAGTTCCTCCGGAAAAAAAAACTATTGCTGATGCGCTCAGATCGCCCAAAAGATTGATTGCCCGAGAGGATATTCACAACTTAATGTTAGAACATTCCAAAAATCTTTTCGATTGGCTGGAGAAAGAATTTGAAACCATGACTAAAGGCATTCCCAAGACTAAAGAACTGGGCATCTATTCTTCGTTTATTCTTTGGGGAGTTTTTATTCTTGGTATCGAAGTCGCTATAGGTGGAGGATTATCAATAGCGAAAGCAGCGATTGATGCAATCATAGCCCCCTTTATTACGAAAGCAACGGTGGACTTTTTCGCCAATAATGAGATTTACCGCATTGTGGAAGAGCTTTCCAATCGTTATAAACGCGGCATGGAATCGATTGTGTTCCTTCAACGAGATCGATTTGTAGATTGTATAGAATCTTTTGTGCCGGATGAATCTGCAACGGAGATGCTTTTGAACACCGCTGTTATGAATGGCCAACAGTCATAG